Genomic window (Salinigranum halophilum):
GCGGCTCAGTCGCCGCGGCGGTCGGCCGTGGCCTCGGTGTCGAGGCCGCCGTCGACGATGACGACGTCGTACGCCTCGAGCGCCATCTCCTCGGTCAGGAGGCCGTCGAGGTAGTCCTCGTACACCTGGTCGGCCGAGCGTTCGTGTGGGTCGCCGTACCCGCCACCGCTGGCGGTCTTGATGAGGACGCGGTCACCTTCGGCGAACTTGTAGCCCGACTCCTTCGAGTTGAGGTCGATGACGTCGCCGTCGGCGGTGATGTGTTTCAGGTCACCGTGCGTCCCGTCCGTGCCTCCAAACAAGCCGTGTGGCTTATAAGTGTTTCCGTCACCTTCCATCGTCATCACGGCGTCGGTCAGGAACTGCGACTCGCGGACGATACCGATACCGCCGCGGTGGTGGCCCGCGCCGTGGCCGTCCTCGCGGAGCGCGTACTGTTCGACCCGCATCGGGTGGGAGAGTTCGATGTCCTCGACCGGGCGGTTCTTCGTGTTGTGGACGAGCGCGTCCACCGCGTCGAGGCCGTCCGCACCCGGTCGCCCGCCGTACGACCCCTCGTTCACCTCCAGGTAGACCCAGTACTCGCCCGCGTCGTTCGTCCCGCCGTAGGAGACGAAGTACACCTGCCCGCAGGTGCCGGCACAGACCTTGTCCGGAATGGCTTCCGAGAGCGCCTCGATGATGAGGTCGGACATCTTGTCGACCTGATTGATGCGGGCGAACGCCGACGTCGGCGGCGTCGGGTTGAACATACAGCCGGGCCGGGCCTTCGGGTGAACGGGCGCGAACGTCCCGGAGTTCTGCGGGAGATACTCGTCGCGGACGAAGGTGTCCATCAGGATGGAGCGGATGGTGAAGTAGATGCAGACGTCCGTCGAGCCGTGGAACGGGATGTTGTACCCCGTCGGCGTCTGGTCCGCGGACTTGGACATGTCGACCGTGATGTCCGAGCCGTCGACGGTGACCTCGGCGGCGATTTTCAGGCGCTCGCCCCGGTTGCGACCGTCGTCGTCGAGGTGGTCCTCGGCGTAGTAGGTGCCGTCGGGGATCTTCCGGATCTCCTTTCGCAAGAGCGCCTCGGCGTAGTCCATCAGCGCCTCGCCGGTGTGTTGAATCTCGTCGAGACCGTACTTCTCCACGAGCGCGAGGTAGCGGTCCTTCCCGACGTTGCACGAGGAGACCTGCGCCTGCAGGTCGCCGATGACCTCTCTCGGAGTGCGGACGTTGTCGCGGATGAAGTTCCAGATCTCCTCGACCCGTTCACCCTCGGAGTACACCTTCGTCGCGCGGAAGAGGCTCCCCTCGGCGTACATGTCTTCGAGGTCGACCGCGAGGCCGGGCGTGGCAGAGCCGATATCGAGGTGGTGAGCCGTGTTGGCCGCCCACGCGATGTGTTCGCCCTCGTAGAAGACGGGGACGGCGACGGCGATGTCGGGTGAGTGGCTCGCCCCGTAGTGGGGGTGGTTGTGAATGAACACGTCGCCCTCGTTGATGGCTTCCTCACGAGAGATGCCGCGCTCTTCGAACGTGTCGTACATCCCCTGGAGGTAGCCGATGAGCGAGCCGACGTGCATCGGCGTCGAGTCCGACTCACAGAGTTCGCGGCAGTCGGTCGTGAAGATGCCCGCGCCCATGTCCTCGGACTCGCGGATAATCGAGGAGTACGACGAGCGGATGAGCTTGTAGGCCATCTCCTGGGCGATGGTGTCGAGTTCGCCGCCGATGACCTGCATGGTCACCGGGTCGATGTCGCGCTCACGGAGGACGTCCGCGGCGGTGGTTTCTCGCTCGTCGTTCGCGTCGGTGTCGGTGGTGTCGGTCGTGTCTGAGCTCATGGTTCGAACCTCAGTTCGATGCCGCCGTTGTCGACAACCGTGGCCGTCCACCCCGGGTGGACGACGACGGTGCTGTCGAACTCGTCGATGACGGCGGGGCCGGTGACGACGTTCCCCCGCTTCAGCAGGTCGCGGTCGTACCGCGTGACCATCACCGATTCGGGAGCGAGGGACGTCCCGAAGACGACGCGCGACTCGGTCGTCGCGGCGTCGGAGGCGTCCTCGTCGCCGGCGGCGACCTCGCGTGGGGTGTAGGATTCGATCTCGCCCACGGCCGTCACGCGGAGGTTGAGCAGTTCGACCGGGTCGGCCTCGAAGTAGTGGCCGTACTCGGCTTCGTGCTTCCGTTCGAACTGCTGTCTGACGCGTTGATGCCAATCGCCGTCGGTTCCCTCGAAGGGGACGTTCAGCTCGTACCCCTGGCCCTCGTACAGGCAGTCGACGGTCCGTTCGAACCGCCAGCGCGACTCGTCGACCTCGTCGCGGGTGAGCTGTTCTCTGCCCCTCGCTTCGAGGCGGTCGAACGTCTCGTCGATGTACCCGCCGTCGACGGTTTCCAGTCGCTGGCTCACCGTCTGCTGGACGTCGTACTTGACGTTGCCGGTGAGGAGCCCACGTGCGGAGGCGATACCGGGAGCCGGCGGGACGATGACGGTGTCGACTTCCAGTTCCTCGGCGATGCTCGCGGCGTGCATCGGGCCGGCCCCGCCGAACGCAACGATGGTGTACTCGCGGGGGTCGTAGCCGCGCTGGACGGTCTGTTCGCGGATGGCTCGGTACATGTTCGTGTTCGCCACTTCGAGCGTCGCGAGCGCGGCGCGCTCGACCGCCTCGAACCGCTCCTGGTCGGTGGCGTCCACCAGCTTCGACTGGATGGCCTGGTGGGAGCGTTCGGGGTCGAGGTCGAGGTCGCCGCCGAGGAAGGAGTCGGGGTCGATTCGCCCCAACACGACCTGGGCGTCGGTCGTCGTCGGCTGGTCGTTGCCACGGCCGTAGCAGGCCGGCCCGGGGTCAGCCCCGGCGCTCTTCGGGCCGACGTTGAACCCCATCGCCCCGTCGAACCAGGCGATGGAGCCGCCGCCGGCCCCGATGGTCTCGATGTCGAGCATCGGGACGATGGTCGGGTAGCCGCCGACGGTGCTGTCGCGCGGGTCGCGTTCGAGGACTCGCCCCGGAAGGACCGAGATGTCCGCCGACGTCCCGCCCATGTCGAGGGCGATGAGGTTCGAGCGGTCGAGGGCGTTCCCTTCGAACTGCGCGGAGAGCACCCCGGCCGCGGGGCCGGAGACGAGCGTCGTGACGGGGCGTCGGGCGACGTTGCGAACGCTCGCCATCCCGCCGTTCGACTGCATGATGAGCACCTCCGCGTCGCAGCCCGCCTCAGCGAGTCGCTCCTGCAGGCGGGTGAGGTACGTCGCCATCACGGGCTCGAGTCGGGCGTTGATGGCCGTCGTCGTGAAGCGCTCGAACTCGCGGAACTGCGAGACGACCTCGTGGGAAGTCGAGACGCGCACGTCGGGGTACGCCGTCGCGATGAGTTCGCGGGTACGCGCTTCGTGTGTCGGGTCGAGGTACGAGTGGAGGTAACAGACGGCGATGGACTCGACGCCCGCGTCGACCAGTTCGGCCGTGCGGTCGAGCACCTCGTCCTCGTCGAGCGGGGTGACCACGTCTCCGGGCGGATAGATGCGCTCTGTCACCTCCTTCCGGTGGCGACGCTTGACCACGGGGTTCTCCTGCCACGGGATGGTCTGCTGGAGCGAGAAACTGTGCGGTTTCCGGTGGCGGCCGATGTGGAGCACGTCGCGGAAGCCCTTGGTCGTCAGCAGCCCCGTCTCTGCGCCCTCGTGTTCGATGAGCGCGTTCGTCGCGACCGTCGTGCCGTGGAGGACCTGCCCGACCTCGCTGGGGTCGACGCCCGCGAGCGCACAGAGTTCGACGATGCCCGTCACCGTCGACTCCGAGGGGTCCGCCGTCGACGGCGTCTTGTGACTGTACTCCCCCTCGTCCGACACGAGGATGAGGTCGGTGTTCGTCCCGCCGACGTCGACACCGACCCGGATGCGAGGCTGCCGCCGAGTGCTGTGGCTTCCCATACCTATGTCCAGAGTCGACAGTCGCCGTTATAGCCGTTTCCCTCGGGCCACCAGTCACGCGCGGGGGAAGGTTGAACCGGTGCGCCGTCGTCGACGGTGTATGCCCGACACACCCCGCGACCCGCCCACTGACGGCACGACCGACGCCGAAGACGCGGCCGGTGCCGAGTCCGAAACCGCGACGACGCGGTCGCTCGCCGCCGCCGCACCGGGCGAGTCGGTGACGGCCGAGCGACTCGGCGTGCGACTCGTCCCCGAGGGAACCCCCGCACGGCTCCGAGAGGTCCTCGCGCCCGACGAGACACCGCAGTACCTCCTCGAGGGTGTCATGGCCGACCGGGTGGCGGCGGACGGCACGGTCCGCCGTCGGATGGCGTGTTCTGGTGGGAGCGTGCTCACTCTCGTCACCGACCGGGCGGTCCACCTCGTCGTCCAGTACCGCGACCGACTCGACGTCGACACCCTGCCGCTTGCGACCGTCGGCGGCCCGACGGTCCGGCGCGCGGGCGGGGAGACGCGACTGGCGTTCGACGCTGGCGACGAGCGGTATCGGGTGTATCCGAGTGCGACTCCAGGGACGGAGACGGACGCGGCGGCGGCGTACCTCGACGGGCAGGACACGGTGGATGCGGGCGACAACGACCCCGTCTCGACGCTCGAACGACTCGCGGGACTGTACGAGCGCGGCTTGCTCACCGAGGAGGAGTTCGCGGCGGCGAAGCGCGACCTGCTCGAGTGACCGCCTCCCACATTTATCAGGCGCCTCCGCGTCTCGACGCTCGATGACGAGCGAGACTCACGTCGTCGAACTGACGAGCGAGGCGCAGTGGCGCGAGATTCACCCCGTGATGAGCCAACTCCGGCCGCTGGACGTCGAGACGTTCCTCGACCGACTGCGCGTGATGGCCGGCGAGGGCTACCGACTGTTCGGCCTGTACGAGGGCGACCAGGGTGGGGCGAGAGCGGGGACAGACGACCTCCTCGCACTCGCGGGCGTCCGCCTTTCGACCACGCTGTATCACGGCCGCCACGCGTGGGTGTACGACCTGGTGACCCGCGAGGACCGCCGGTCGGAGGGCCACGGGGCCGACCTGTTGGCGTTCGTCGAGGGGTGGGCCCGCGACCACGACTGCACCGTCGTCGAACTCGCCTCCGGCCTCTGGCGTGACGACGCCCACCGCTTCTACGAGGACCACGTCGACTACGACCGGTACTGTTACACGTTCAAGACGGACCTCGTGGACGAGGGCGACGAGGCGGCGTGAGGTGAGTCGCGCTCGTCTCGACGGCCGCGCGGACGGGACCGCTCACCGAGTCACACGCTGGTCCGTTCGGAGAACCGGCGCACAGAGTTATATCACACTTGCTCGAACTGAGAGGCGATGATCGAGCGCGTACTGATCGCTGTCGGAGAGGAACGGATGCACGTCGAGGAGATTACCGAACACGCGGTGGAGATCGCGAGCGCGCTGGGTGCGGCCGTGACCCTCCTCCAGGTGTACTCCGAGTCGGAGTTCGACGACATCCTCGACGGGATGGAGTACGAGTCGGCCGACCCGACCCACATCGCGAAACGAAACAGCGTCGTGCGGGACGCGGCGAGCCTCGTCCGGGCGGCGGCGGTCGACCTCGACGTGGTGGGGAAGGTCGGCGTGCCCGCCGAGGAGGTGGCGGACTACGTGAGCGACCACGACATCGACCACGTGTTCATCGGCGGGCGGAAGCGCCGACCCACCGGAAAGGCGCTGTTGGGGAGTACGAGCCAGGACATCCTGCTCGCGCTCGACGTCCCCTGTACGGTGTTCCAACTCGGCTGAGGCGCTACGCGTGGGATTCGTCTCCGGTACCCCCAGAGATGTGTCGAGTTGACACGTCTCGTGGTACCGCTCCCCAAAACGTTAACACCGCCGTTATCCTTCACAGCAGCATGAGCGTCGCTCGCGAAGTAGAACGTATCATCTCTGTGACTTCACTGGAGAAGTCATTCTCGAACGAACAGGTGCTCAGAGGCATCGACTTCTCGGTGGAAGACGGCGAGTTCTGCGTCGTCGTCGGTCCCTCCGGGTCGGGGAAGTCGACGCTGTTGAAGTGCATCGCCGGCCTCGTCGAGTTCGACCGCGGTTCCATCTCTCTCGGCGGGCGGGACGTCGGAGAACTCTCGGTCCCCGACAGAGACCTCGGGTTCGTCTTCCAGGACTTCGAGGAACGGCTCTTCCCGCACATGACCGTCGCCGAGAACGTCGCGTTCGGACTCCGACAGGCGGGCGTGAGCGAGGCCGAAATCGAGACGAAGACCGACGACATGCTCGAACTGCTCGCCATCTCGGAGACGCGCGACAGCCTCCCAGCCGAACTCTCGGGGGGGCAACAGCAGCGGGTCGAACTCGCCCGGCAACTCGTCCGCGAGTGCGACGTGATGCTGCTCGACGACCCCCTCGCCGACCTCGACTACAAGCTACAGAAGCGGATGGAACTGGAGATGCGGCAGATCCACGAGGAGCTGGGGAGCACGTTCGTCTACGTCACCCACAACCAGGACCAGGCGCTGAAGCTCGCGGACAAGCTCGTCGTCGTCAACCAGGGGCTCATCGAGCAGGTCGGCACCCCCGACGAGGTGTACGCAGAGCCCGCGACGGCGTTCGTCGGCCGGTTCGTCGGCGACTCGAACCCGCTGTTGGGAACCGTCACCGCCGTCGACGGCGACACGTTGACCGTCGAGACGCCGGTGGGGTCGGTGGTGGCGGCCACCCGCGACGACGGCGTCGAACCGGGGGCGGAGGTCGTCGTGCTCGTCCGGCCCGAGTCGGTCCGACTCGGGGACGCGGCCGACGGCTGTGACAACACGTTCGCCGGCGACGTCGCCGGCCGCACCTACACGGGCGAGGTGACGGAGTTCACCGTCTCGCTCGACACCCGGGGCGAGACGGACGTCGAGG
Coding sequences:
- a CDS encoding ABC transporter ATP-binding protein — its product is MSVAREVERIISVTSLEKSFSNEQVLRGIDFSVEDGEFCVVVGPSGSGKSTLLKCIAGLVEFDRGSISLGGRDVGELSVPDRDLGFVFQDFEERLFPHMTVAENVAFGLRQAGVSEAEIETKTDDMLELLAISETRDSLPAELSGGQQQRVELARQLVRECDVMLLDDPLADLDYKLQKRMELEMRQIHEELGSTFVYVTHNQDQALKLADKLVVVNQGLIEQVGTPDEVYAEPATAFVGRFVGDSNPLLGTVTAVDGDTLTVETPVGSVVAATRDDGVEPGAEVVVLVRPESVRLGDAADGCDNTFAGDVAGRTYTGEVTEFTVSLDTRGETDVEDFQSVTSGNVPMETVQSRTSVGWNADEGVAYAKLSVSDTATVDDLMEV
- a CDS encoding SHOCT domain-containing protein; the encoded protein is MPDTPRDPPTDGTTDAEDAAGAESETATTRSLAAAAPGESVTAERLGVRLVPEGTPARLREVLAPDETPQYLLEGVMADRVAADGTVRRRMACSGGSVLTLVTDRAVHLVVQYRDRLDVDTLPLATVGGPTVRRAGGETRLAFDAGDERYRVYPSATPGTETDAAAAYLDGQDTVDAGDNDPVSTLERLAGLYERGLLTEEEFAAAKRDLLE
- a CDS encoding GNAT family N-acetyltransferase encodes the protein MTSETHVVELTSEAQWREIHPVMSQLRPLDVETFLDRLRVMAGEGYRLFGLYEGDQGGARAGTDDLLALAGVRLSTTLYHGRHAWVYDLVTREDRRSEGHGADLLAFVEGWARDHDCTVVELASGLWRDDAHRFYEDHVDYDRYCYTFKTDLVDEGDEAA
- a CDS encoding universal stress protein, producing the protein MIERVLIAVGEERMHVEEITEHAVEIASALGAAVTLLQVYSESEFDDILDGMEYESADPTHIAKRNSVVRDAASLVRAAAVDLDVVGKVGVPAEEVADYVSDHDIDHVFIGGRKRRPTGKALLGSTSQDILLALDVPCTVFQLG
- a CDS encoding hydantoinase B/oxoprolinase family protein, producing MSSDTTDTTDTDANDERETTAADVLRERDIDPVTMQVIGGELDTIAQEMAYKLIRSSYSSIIRESEDMGAGIFTTDCRELCESDSTPMHVGSLIGYLQGMYDTFEERGISREEAINEGDVFIHNHPHYGASHSPDIAVAVPVFYEGEHIAWAANTAHHLDIGSATPGLAVDLEDMYAEGSLFRATKVYSEGERVEEIWNFIRDNVRTPREVIGDLQAQVSSCNVGKDRYLALVEKYGLDEIQHTGEALMDYAEALLRKEIRKIPDGTYYAEDHLDDDGRNRGERLKIAAEVTVDGSDITVDMSKSADQTPTGYNIPFHGSTDVCIYFTIRSILMDTFVRDEYLPQNSGTFAPVHPKARPGCMFNPTPPTSAFARINQVDKMSDLIIEALSEAIPDKVCAGTCGQVYFVSYGGTNDAGEYWVYLEVNEGSYGGRPGADGLDAVDALVHNTKNRPVEDIELSHPMRVEQYALREDGHGAGHHRGGIGIVRESQFLTDAVMTMEGDGNTYKPHGLFGGTDGTHGDLKHITADGDVIDLNSKESGYKFAEGDRVLIKTASGGGYGDPHERSADQVYEDYLDGLLTEEMALEAYDVVIVDGGLDTEATADRRGD
- a CDS encoding hydantoinase/oxoprolinase family protein, which produces MGSHSTRRQPRIRVGVDVGGTNTDLILVSDEGEYSHKTPSTADPSESTVTGIVELCALAGVDPSEVGQVLHGTTVATNALIEHEGAETGLLTTKGFRDVLHIGRHRKPHSFSLQQTIPWQENPVVKRRHRKEVTERIYPPGDVVTPLDEDEVLDRTAELVDAGVESIAVCYLHSYLDPTHEARTRELIATAYPDVRVSTSHEVVSQFREFERFTTTAINARLEPVMATYLTRLQERLAEAGCDAEVLIMQSNGGMASVRNVARRPVTTLVSGPAAGVLSAQFEGNALDRSNLIALDMGGTSADISVLPGRVLERDPRDSTVGGYPTIVPMLDIETIGAGGGSIAWFDGAMGFNVGPKSAGADPGPACYGRGNDQPTTTDAQVVLGRIDPDSFLGGDLDLDPERSHQAIQSKLVDATDQERFEAVERAALATLEVANTNMYRAIREQTVQRGYDPREYTIVAFGGAGPMHAASIAEELEVDTVIVPPAPGIASARGLLTGNVKYDVQQTVSQRLETVDGGYIDETFDRLEARGREQLTRDEVDESRWRFERTVDCLYEGQGYELNVPFEGTDGDWHQRVRQQFERKHEAEYGHYFEADPVELLNLRVTAVGEIESYTPREVAAGDEDASDAATTESRVVFGTSLAPESVMVTRYDRDLLKRGNVVTGPAVIDEFDSTVVVHPGWTATVVDNGGIELRFEP